CTCAACGCTAAAACAAGAAATGGCTCGCCGAGAGAGACATTCTCATCGGCTTTGATATCCAGCCGCTTTGGGTCGAACTCCGCGTTGATCTCAATGTCGCTGTGCCAGATTTGCCCATCATAAATGCCGATCTTTCGGGTTTCGACCTGCTGTTTTCCGTTGACCATCAGCGATTCCGGTAACCAAAAACGGAGGTAACTCTGTTTACGCCGCACCTCTTTGGGAGCCTCGTTGTCGTTAGCTTTTTCCAGAGAAACCACCGTTTCGGTCACCGGGATGGCGATCAACGGCCCGATCAATTTTTGCCTGCCAGCGCTGCTCTGGCGCAGCGTATCCGTCACATCGTTACGATAATTCGCGCGTTCGCCAATTAAGCCGCTCAGCAGCGTCAGCGGGATAAGCAGGACACAAAGACAACCTGGCAGCGTTACCATTTTCCAGAACAGGGGGGATTTCAACATAGCCTTCTCCTTAGTGATGCGTGCAGAGTAGCGAGGCTATGTGTGAAGGGTTTGAAGTTATGTGAAGTGTGGGTGAAGTGTCAGCCGGGCTTCGCAACCCCCTTGCGGGCGGTTCAGGACTCGAATATCACCATGATGCAGCCGCGCGACTTCCTGAACAAACGCCAGCCCCAGCCCACTGCTTTTTTGCCCGTCGGCACGAGGTAGCGAGTAAAAGCGTTCAAAAACGCGCTGCAGAGCATAATCCGGGATACCAGAACCGCTGTCGCTGACCGTTAACACCAGCGCGTCAGCTTCCCGGCTGGCACGTAACTCCACCTCACCACCTGGCGGTGTAAAATCAATGGCGTTATCGAGTAAATTACCCAACGCCTGAGCCAGTAGTTCTCTATCCCCTGCAGCCAGCGCATCAGCAGCGTCAATATGCAGAGTTAACCCTTTCGCCGATAACACCACACTGCGCTGCTCCTGCAATTGGCGAAAAAGCATACTGACATCCACTGCCGTAAACGCAATTTCCAGCCGGTTTTCCAGCTTTGCCTGGTGTAACAACTTCTCCACCAAATTCTGCATGCGGCTATTTTGCGTAAGAATATTGTCGGTAAAACGTGTCACAACGTCTGGCGGCGGTCCTTCGCGCAGGATCTCTGCCGCGCCGCGAATGGCTGCAAGCGGGCTTTTCAGTTCATGCGTCAGGGCGTAAACATACTGTTCGATATAATTTTTACCTTCCAGTTTCACACGCATACTTTCCAGCGCCTGCGCCAGTTTACGCAGCTCGCTGCTGCCTAAATCAGGTAAAGGAACCGGGCGGTTTTCGGTAACGGAATCAGCGTAGCGCGCCAGCTTGCCAATCGAGCGATTTATCCACCAGACCATGACCGCACCAATGAGCAACGCAATACCCAGCAGCGCGCCACCGGCCCATAAGATGCGCCGCTCGCTGCGTTTAATCACCGGATCCATCGCGCTGTTTGGCTTACCCACGCTGATTACGCCGATAATGCGGCCTTGATCGGTCACCGGGGCGGCAACATACATCACCGTACTCTGCGGGTTACGGGCATCCGCCAGCGAGCTACGCGCGCCGTAATCCCCGCGCAGCGTAAGCCAGACATCATTCCAGCGAGAGTAATCCTGACCCAACGCCTTTCCAGACGAATCAAATACTACGCGCCCGGTACTGTCGGTCATGTAGACGTGATATTCATTGCGCACTTTATGGATCCCGCTGATATGCGCATTGATTGGCTGGTGATTTAACGTCGAGAACGCCTGCGCCAGTCGACCATCCTGTGCATGACCAGAACGCAAATCTTCGCGAGCCAGCTCCGCCAGCAGTGTCGCAGTATCAATAAGCGTACCTTCGGTGGCACGTCGTACACCGGGTTTGATCTCCTGAACAAAGATCGACAGCACGAACCACGCGGCAACTGCCACGATCAGGAAATACCCCAGCAACAGGCGCATGCCAATGCGCATCAGCGGATCCCCAGGCTGTAGCCCATACCACGATGCGTATTGATAGGAGTGAGTTCGGCATTGATGGCGCGTAGCTTGGCACGCAAGGTCTTGATATGAGTATCAACGGTGCGATCAAAACTCTCCTGGGCATCGCTCCAGACCTGATCCATCAATTGCTGGCGAGAAAAAACACGTCCAGGTGCCAACAGTAAGGTTTTCAACAAAAGAAATTCGTAGCGGGTCAACAGCAGTGTTTCGCCGCACCAGCGAATAATCGCGGCGTCCTCGTCCAGCTCAAACTGGCCGATTCGCCGCATTTCATTGTGAAGAGATGCTTTTTGTAACCTGCGCAGCACAGTGCGCACTCTGGCGCATACTTCGCGGGGTGAAAAGGGTTTGGCAATGTAATCATCCGCCCCCATTTCAAGCCCCAGCAGCTTGTCAACTTCATCGCTGCGCGCGGTAAGAAACAGCACCGGCAACGCGGGCGCGCGCGCCAATAGCCGACGACACAGTTCAAAACCGCTGATATCCGGCAGGCCGACGTCCAAAATCGCCAACTCAGGCAGTCGCTGCTGCGCCGCATCCAGCACCGGTAAACCTCGCTCAAACGCGGTGACGGCAAAACCGTCCTGTTGCAACATGTAAATCAACGTTTCAGCGATGCTGGTTTCATCCTCTACCAGCCAGATCAGCGGTTGCGGCGTAGACATTGGGCTTATTTACTCCATGGAATAATGGGCACCGCACTTAAGGCGTTTTTCGGCGATCCTTCGACCACTTTATCGGAATAAGCTAAATATGCCAGTGTGTTACGCTTCGCGTCATAGAAACGCACCACCTGCAATTTCTTAAAGACTAAGGACGTCCTTTTCTGGAAAACCACATCGCCCTGCGCCTTACCGTTTTTGATCTTATCGCTCAACTCAACCGGCCCAACCTGCTGGCAAGAGATAGCCGCATCAGACGTATCTTCTGCCAGCCCTAGCCCGCCTTTGATACCACCGGTTTTCGCCCGACTGATGTAACAGGTGACATTTTTCACATCAGGATCATCAAACGCTTCGACCACAATTTTGTGATCCGGACCAAACATTTTGAACACCGTATCCACGGAACCAATTTCTTCTGCATGTGCAGAGCCCAGCGCGGCCAACATTACTGCAGGAAGGATTAACTTTGTATATTTCATATTGTTACCATTTTTGAATATTACGTTGAGCAACTATTCAGCTTTCAAATGAGAAACTGTTTGCAGATCACTAATTTACAAAATTTATGATGAAAATCAGTCACAATGCGTATTTGTGCACAAAAAAAACACCGAATGCTAAACACCTAAAAACCCGTTATTATCCGTTGCCTGATATCAGGCGTTAATGCTGTTTTAAGGAAGAGGATATTGTATGGATCAGGCTGGGATCATTCGCGACTTACTTTCCTGGCTGGAAAGCCATCTGGATCAGCCGCTCGCTTTGGATAATGTGGCGGCAAAAGCGGGCTATTCCAAGTGGCACCTGCAAAGGATGTTCAAAGACGTGACCGGTAATGCCATCGGCGCTTATATTCGTGCGCGTCGTCTATCAAAATCCGCGGTTGCTCTGCGCCTTACTGCCCGCCCCATTCTGGATATTGCTCTACAATACCGCTTTGATTCGCAACAAACCTTCACCCGCGCTTTCAAAAAACAGTTTGCTGTTACTCCTGCGCTCTATCGCCGTTCACCAGACTGGAGCGCGTTTGGCATTCGCCCGCCGATGCGTCTTGGCGAATTTACCATGCCAAAACATGACTTTGTCACCCTGCCGCCAATGCAACTTATTGGCACCACCCAGAGCTACACCTGCGCGCTGGAGGAGATCTCCGATTTCCGTAATCAAATGCGCATTCAGTTCTGGCGGGAATTTTTGAGCAATTCACCGAAGATTCCACCGGAAATGTATGGCCTGCATGAGCCGCGCCCAAGCCTGGAAAAAGATGACGAACAGGAAGTGTTTTACACCACAGCGCTAACGCCGGAGATGGCGAACGGCTATCTGAGCAACGCGCAGCCGGTGTTGCTGGAAGGCGGCGACTACATCTCCTTCGCCTATGAAGGTTCACCACACGGTTTTCAGGATTTCATCCTGACCGTTTACGGAACGTGCATGCCGATGCTTAACCTCACGCGCCGTAAGGGTCAGGATATTGAGCATTTTTACCCGCAGCATGAAGAGCCACGCGAAGACGGTGAACCGCCATCACACATCCGCTGCGAGTATCTGGTGCCTATTCGCCGTTAACGCTGCAACTCATCCAGCGCTGGAGCGTCCAGATGCGAGACGTCTCCTGCGGTTTCCACCACCCAGCCAGAAGCCAGCCACGGGCTCTGTTGATAATCAATGCGGGAAATAGAGCAGTTGCGCAGGCGCAGGCGGCGTTCAGCATAAGCTGGTAGCCCAAGGATTGTGCTGACCAGGCAGCCCAGCGCCATACCGTGGCTAACCAGCAACGGTCGGCTTCCTTCGGGAAGATCCAGGCAGGTTGCCAGCGCCGCATGCATACGATCGCTTAGCTCCTGCATCGATTCGCCATCAGGAATGCGGCCATCGGCCGTGCCATTCACCAGTTGGCGACGCCAGCTCTCTTCTTCTTCAGTCAGGGAATCGATATGACGGCGTTCCAGCACGCCCATGTCCAGCTCGCGCAAACGCGGCTCAAAGGTGATATCGCAACCACAGACTTCAGCGATAATCTCAGCCGTCCGACGGGTACGACCCAGGTCGCTGGCAATAACGTGGGTAATGCCCAGCGCTTTTGCGCGCTCAGCCACCTGCCACGCCTGCTTCTCCCCTTTTTCGGTTAACGGACTGTCTGACTGGCCTTGAATACGACGCTCGGCGTTCCACTGCGTTTCACCGTGGCGAACAAGGTATACCTGTAACATGCTTTTTTATCCATTATACTGCGATGAATTTATTATCTGAGGAAGGTCTCTGTCCGGGGTAAAGAACGCGTCTCATTCCGAACATACCGTTATTAATTATGCACCATGTTGTCTCAGCTACCACAAATCCCGCGAAAATTCGGGCGATTCTGCACGCTTTTAACGAGATCTTCGGCGAAGGATCCTGCCATATAGACGCCGTTTCCGTCGATAGCGGCGTACCAGAACAGCCGTTTGGCAGTGAAGAAACGCGTACTGGCGCACGAAATCGCGTGGCCAATGCCCGCCATGCACGCCCCGAAGCGGATTTTTGGGTGGCTATCGAAGCCGGGATCGACGAAGGCAGTACCTTCAGTTGGGTGGTGATAGAAAGCAATCATCAGCAAGGTGAAGCCCGCTCGGCAACGCTGCCGCTACCGGAGATCATTTTGCAGAAAGTGCGCGCCGGTGAAGCGCTCGGGCCAGTAATGTCGCGGTATAGCGGAATTGATGAGATCGGTCGCAAAGAGGGAGCCATCGGCGTTTTCACCGCAGGTAAACTCACGCGCGAAAGCGTTTACCACCAGGCGGTGATCCTGGCGCTCAGCCCCTTTCACAACGCAATTTACCGCTGAGTATTCAGCAGCGTCTGCTCCAGCCATAAACGTAAATCAGCAGGCGCAGCTTTCAGGCTGTTTGATCCACGAGTAATGGTCGCGATACCTGCCCCCAGCTCGCTTTTCAGTTCACGCTGGCTCATCTCGCCGCGCAGCAGTTCTTCAATGATCCGCACTCTTGTGCCCAACGACTCGCGCTCATCTGGCGTAAGCATCAGATTAAGCAACGGTATGTGCAGATCCTTTTCATAAGATTGCCGAACCAGATCAACGAAGCGTTGCCACTCCTGATCGCGCTGTTCGGCCATCGCTGCGGAATAGGGTGATTGCTGAGTCATAATTTGCCGCCATGTTAAAGGTTTACTGATGTGTACTCTTTAGCGAGTACACATCATAGCATAAACCACAGAAATCAATAACGGCGCTGCCATTCAGCATCATTAAACACTACAGGCTTATCTCCGTTCAGGAAATAGCGGTAATAAGCATCATAAGCCAGCACGTTTTTTACATAGCTGCGCGTTTCCGAGAACGGAATGCTCTCAATAAACGCCACCGCATCCAGTTTGCCGCCGCTGTTGTTCAGCCAGTTGCGCACCCTTCCCGGCCCGGCGTTATAAGCCGCCGACGAGAAAATACGATTATTGCCAAACTGCTGATAAACATACTGCAGGTAGCTGGTACCGATGTTGATATTCGTTTCCGGATCAAAGAGTTGACCAGAATTGCTATAGCCGGGAATGTTAAACATCTTCACCGTGTGGGTAGCGGTACCCGGCATAATCTGCATTAAACCTGCCGCACCAACCGGGGAGCGCGCCGTCGGGTTCCAGGCGCTCTCCTGGCGAGATATCGCCATCGCATAGCTTTGTGAAATCCCTTTTCCGCTAGTGTAGCGGGCATAAAGATCGCTATACGCCAGCGGGAAACGCTCTTCAAGTTGATCCCACAACTTGCCGGCAATCGTGGCCTGCACACTCAGATCCCACCAGTGCTGATTAAAAGCATAACGCGCCAGTTGCGCCTGCTCTTGCTGGGTGCGGCTAGTCACCAGATTCGCCCACTCGCTGCGCGCGGTGTTATCCAGCCCCCAGTACATCAGTTCACGAACGCGCGCCATTTCTGCGCCCTGCGTTAACGTTGGGGAGACATTTCCCTGCGCTTTGTCTATCTGCATCGAGTACTCTTCACCCAACCGCTGGGCGGCGGCCATCGGGTAAAAACCACGCTGCTTCATCAGCGCGTGGAGGATCTCTTTGGCTTCATCCTCGCGTCCGCGCTCCAGCAACAAATCCGCCTGCCAGTAGCGCCACTCGTCTTTCTCTTTTGCGTCCATCGGCAAACGCGAAAGCCAGGTATTCAGCCCACGACGATCGCCGTTGCCAATCGCCATACGCACCCGGCGCTCCAGCAAAGAGACTGATTGCGAGCGCATGATCGCATCATCACGCCAGCGCGCCTGATCGCTGGTGACGTCATTGCCCATCAACCGCCATGCGACAATATCGCGCAGCGTCTGGGTTTGTTCCTCATTCAACTGCTGCGCCTGCACCAGCGACGGGATCATCAGACGGGCGTTTTCCACATCCTGGCGCGCAACGCTTTCAAACGCTTCCGCCGCCATCTGACGGGTAAAATCCGTTGCGCCGGTGGTGGTAGCAAAGGACATTACGCTCAATGGATTATTGGCAAGATTGATGATAGCCGCCGAAATGGTTTGATAATCAGGCGGCATCTGCCCGGCCAGCAGCGTGACCAGCCTGGTATTTCCCGCTTTCATCGCCAGGCGAATACGCTCCAGAAACGCCAGCGGATCCTGTTTCCCGGAAGCGCGCCATGCACCAAACAGCTGATCGCATGCATTGGGCTGGCTTTTGCCGCTTAACCACAGCTCTTTCGCCCCTGCCCAGGCTTCGTCTGCCTGGCCGGTATTCCACTTCGCGAAGTAGTAGTTACATTGCGCTTCGGTAGCAGCGGGTTTCTCCGGGCTGAATGCCAGCAACCCACGCCAGTCTTGCCGCCGGGCCAGCTCATTAACAAAGCGAGATTTCAGCGTGCGCGCCGCCGGTAGCGTCGGGTTGGCCTGCACAAAGTTGGTCACCGTAATCGCGGGTTGATTCATCAGATCGTCGGTAATCTGACGATATTGCAGATACGGGTAAAGCGGATACGTTTGTAGCGTGGGCAGCAGTTGCTGCACCACGTCCATCTGTTTGTTATCCCACGCGGTTTTTATCTGCGCGTAACGGTTACGTTGTTCATCCAGTGAATCTGCTCGCGCCACATTGCTGAGGGACAGCAAACAAACGCAGGCCGCCGCGAATCGCCAAGCGGCATGTTTAGCTCTCTGCACAGCTCTTTCCTCTTATCTGTCACGTTTTTGCAGCGTCATGCCGCGTAATGCGTTAATGCTAACCGGGCTACTCGTAACGCGCCACGTTGCGCACACTTTTTTACCTTTCTGGCATGATTTAACACACCCGTCGCGGCTGGCTGGGATTAAGTCGCGAAAACGGCTACACTCCGCTGTTGAATACCACTCTCATTACAAAGAGGCGAAGTCCAACGTGGCTCAATTCGTATATACCATGCATCGTGTCGGCAAAGTTGTCCCGCCGAAACGTCATATTCTGAAAAATATCTCGCTAAGCTTCTTCCCGGGCGCAAAAATCGGCGTGCTGGGTCTTAACGGTGCCGGTAAGTCTACCCTGCTGCGCATCATGGCCGGCATCGATACAGACATCGAAGGTGAAGCCCGCCCGCAGCCTGGCATCAAGATCGGTTACCTGCCGCAGGAACCGCAGTTGAACCCGGAACAAACCGTTCGCGAATCGGTTGAAGAAGCAGTCGCTGAAGTGGTTAGCGCGCTGAAAGGCCTGGACGAAGTCTATGCCAAATACGCTGAACCGGATGCTGATTTCGACAAACTGGCTGCGCAGCAAGGTAAATTTGAAGAGATTATCCAGGCGCATGACGGTCATAACCTGAATGTGCAACTGGAACGCGCCGCCGACGCGCTGCGTCTGCCGGACTGGGATGCAAAGATTGCCAATCTTTCCGGTGGTGAACGCCGCCGCGTCGCGCTGTGCCGTCTGCTGCTGGAAAAGCCGGACATGCTGCTGCTCGACGAACCTACCAACCACCTGGACGCCGAGTCCGTTGCCTGGTTGGAACGTTTCCTGCACGATTTCGAAGGCACCGTTGTGGCGATAACCCATGACCGTTACTTCCTCGATAACGTCGCCGGTTGGATCCTCGAACTTGACCGCGGTGAAGGTATTCCGTGGGAAGGCAACTACTCTTCCTGGCTGGAGCAGAAAGATCAGCGCCTGGCACAGGAAGCCTCTCAGGAAGCGGCTCGTCGTAAATCCATTGAGAAAGAGCTGGAGTGGGTGCGTCAGGGCGCGAAAGGCCGTCAATCTAAGGGCAAAGCCCGTCTGGCGCGCTTTGAAGAGCTCAACAGTACTGAATACCAGAAACGTAACGAAACCAACGAACTGTTTATTCCACCGGGACCTCGCCTGGGCGATAAAGTGGTTGAAGTCAGCAACCTCAGCAAGTCCTACGGCGATCGCCAGCTGATTGATGGCCTGTCGTTCTCCGTGCCGAAAGGCGCGATTGTCGGCATTATCGGCCCGAACGGCGCGGGTAAATCCACGCTGTTCCGCATGATGTCCGGCCAGGAGCAGCCAGATGGCGGCACCATTACGCTGGGTGAAACCGTCAAACTGGCTTCGGTTGATCAGTTCCGCGACGCGATGGATAACAGCAAAACCGTGTGGGAAGAAGTTTCCGGTGGGCTGGACATTATGCGTATCGGTAACACCGAAATGCCGAGCCGCGCATACGTTGGCCGTTTCAACTTTAAAGGTACCGACCAGGGTAAACGCGTGGGCGAATTGTCCGGCGGTGAGCGCGGTCGTCTGCACCTGGCAAAACTGTTACAGGTTGGCGGCAACATGTTGCTGCTTGATGAACCGACCAACGACCTGGATATTGAGACCCTGCGTGCGCTGGAAAACGCCCTGCTTGAATTCCCGGGCTGCGCGATGGTTATCTCGCACGACCGTTGGTTCCTTGACCGTATCGCCACCCACATTCTGGATTACCAGGACGAAGGCAAAGTGGAGTTCTTCGAAGGCAACTTCACCGAATATGAAGAGTATAAGAAACGCACGCTGGGCGCGGATGCGCTGGAGCCGAAGCGTATTAAGTACAAACGTATCGCCAAATAAGCCGACGCAAAAGCGAATGGGGAAACCCATTCGCTTCACACCCAAACGCTCAGTGAATTCCTCTGCAATAAGTACATAAATAAGTTTTTTTGTTTTCATACTATCTTCGCCGCGATCCAGAGACAGATGCATTCATTGCAGAAATAATCTAAAACTAAAATTCCGAATAAAACCCACACCACAGAATAAACATCCAGAAATCTCATTTTCATAGACCAATGCTTTTAGCATTCGCCTTTTTGTCCCTGGATTGCTTAACGCAAAGACCAGACGCTAACATGATACTCATTACCTCAGTTAATAAATGAACGTATGGTTATAATTAATGCATATCATTACGGAAGATGTTTTTCTTAAAAACGGATTACAGACATTTATTAAGCAAAAAGAAATAACACTGGATAATAACGACGTTATTTTAGATTTTGATAATAACTTTATTATCATCACAACATTAACGACACTAAACAGAATAATAAAAAACGACAATGCGTTTGAATGTTACTTATTGCATTCATTCTTAAAAATTAAGAAAGACACGAAATTAACAGAAATATATCGCACATTAAAATATAAATCGTGGCGAAATAAGCAAGGCCAGGAGTGCAGAATAGCGCTAACGAGAAAAGAGAGAATGCTGCTTAGTCATATCATTAGCGCGGGGAAAAAGAAAAGCATGTTAACCCATAGCGGGCTGGATATCAAAACGGTCAGTACACACAAATATAATATGTTGAGAAAGGTGAATCAGCCGTCAATCGCCGCGCTGACACAGGTGCATAACCGTTGGGAAAATTTTCGTAATCAACCGGCAAACTAACCGAAATACAGGCCGTGGAATATACCAGACCGGCCTGTTATTCAGGCCTACGGCCCCATTAACTGTTTTACCAGGTCGACGCACTGTAAAAATCGCGAGTCATAATCTGCGGCTTCAACACGCACATACTCGATATTATTTTCCCGCAGCATTGATACTAATAGATCCTGAAATTCCTTGCGATCGACTGAACTGCCGAGACTTCTCAGACCATCATTCACCCACGGCGTATTATTTTCCAGCAGGATCACCAAATCAAAACGATATTCATCAATCAATGCCTGAACGAAAGGATGTTCGCGACCTTCATATTTTTTGCAGAACGCCTGCGTGGTGACAAAATCCGTATCGATAAACGCCACTTTATTGGCGTATTTGACGGCAAAATCGATGTACTGCGCATGCCCGAGGGCGATTTTGTCATAGTCAGAATATTGCAGCGCGATTTCGTCACCGCCAAGATGAGAAAAGACGTAATCGCGACCATATTCCCATGCGCTGGTGGTATTGAAAATATTGGCTAGTTTATTAACCAGCGTCGACTTACCACTGGATTCTCCCCCCAAAATCGCCACTGTGCGCACAAAAAAGGGTTTTACCTCCGTCGGAATATAATCCCAGTAACGGAACGGGTTCTCGCGGATTTGCGAACCGCTGATATTCATAAAGGTGCGCTTTGGATCGACCAGCACCGCTTCAATGCCCAGATGTTGCCGATACTGCGGCGCATCGGCCTCTTCGGAGGTGTAAATCCAGTTTGGCGTGATGCCTTTTTCGGTCATAAACGCTTTGATGCCTTTACTCCAGACATCCCAACCGTGCGGATACGGTTCCATGCCCTCTTCGTTAAAGGCATGAATACGAATATTTTTTTGGTACTTAAAAGTCTGCAGCAGCCAACGCAAACGGTCGCTCACTGTCGGCTGTTGGGACATCGCGCTGTCTTCGAACAGCTCACGATCGCGCGTTTCGTCATAACCAAGGATGATATGCAGCTCATCCACCTGGCTGCAGGCGCGCTGGATCAAGTAGATATGGCCGGTGTGCAGCGGGTAAAACTTGCCGAAAACCACGCCAATGCTTTTCTGCCGGCGGGGAAACTCAAGATCGAGAAAGCGGTGCAGCGCCTCCAGTTTTTGCGCACTGGGGCTCTTAATTTTGGCATTCAGCAGCTGGCTCAAATAGCCTTTGGTCATACCGCTGGCATCGGCCACCTGCTGTAACGTGCAGCCTTTCTGGCGAATCGCGGTTTTTAAGTAGTCGAATGACGACATTGTTGCCTCCTGCAAAAAAGATTAGCCAATTATAAGTCGTCAAAGACGTTTAGCGCATCCGCGAGCTTCTTCACGCCAAATATTTGCATCCCTTCTGGCACTTTTTTCGGCACATTTGCCGACGGGACAATCGCGCGGCGGAAGCCATGCTTCGCGGCCTCTGAAATGCGCTCCTGGCCGCTGGGCACCGGGCGAATTTCCCCCGCCAGCCCGACTTCGCCAAACACCACTAAATCCTGCGGTAACGGGCGATCGCGCAGGCTGGAGACCATTGCCAGCAATAGCGCCAAATCGGCGCTGGTTTCGGTCACTTTGACCCCGCCAACCACATTGACGAACACATCCTGATCCGCCATCTGCAAGCCGCCGTGGCGATGCAGCACAGCCAGTAAAATTGCCAGGCGGTTTTGCTCCAGCCCCACCGCCACACGGCGCGGATTGGACATCATTGAGTGATCGACCAGCGCCTGAATTTCGACTAGCAGCGGACGCGTCCCTTCCCATACCACCATCACCGAACTGCCGGAGGTCACTTCATCGCCGCGGCTTAAGAAAATCGCCGACGGATTGCTGACTTCACGCAGCCCCTGCTCGGTCATGGCGAACACGCCGAGTTCATTGACCGCGCCGAAACGGTTTTTATGGCTGCGCAAGGTGCGAAAACGCGAATCCGCGTCGCCATCAAGCAACACCGAGCAGTCAATACAGTGTTCGAGCACCTTCGGTCCGGCCAGCGAGCCGTCTTTGGTGACGTGGCCGACCATCACAATCGCCACGCCACGCGTTTTCGCAAAGCGCGTCAGATAAGCCGCTGTTTCACGCACCTGCGCCACGCTGCCGGGTGACGACTGAATATCAGCCATGTGCATCACCTGAATCGAGTCGATCACCATCAACTTCGGCTGTTCCTCTTCGGCGATCATACAGATTTGCTCGATGCTGGTTTCCGACAGCATATTGAGGTTGCCGGTCGGCAGCCCGAGACGATGCGCGCGCATCGCCACCTGCTGCAATGACTCTTCGCCGGTGACATACAACGTTTTCATCTGCTCGGCGAGCTTACACAGCGTCTGCAACAACAACGTGGATTTCCCCGCACCGGGGTTGCCGCCAATCAGAATCGCGCTACCGGGCACAACACCGCCGCCGAGCACGCGATCAAACTCTTTAAAACCAGTGGAAAAACGCGGCAGCTCTTCGAGGCTGATATCCGCCAGCTTCTGCACTTTTGATACACCAGCGCTACCCGCATAACCGGAAAGACGCTCATTACGCGCCACGGTGGGCGAAGCGGCAACGCGCACTTCCGTAATGGTGTTCCATGCGTGACAGGCGCTGCACTGCCCCTGCCAGCGCGGGTAATCCGCACCGCATTC
This genomic interval from Kosakonia sacchari SP1 contains the following:
- the ettA gene encoding energy-dependent translational throttle protein EttA gives rise to the protein MAQFVYTMHRVGKVVPPKRHILKNISLSFFPGAKIGVLGLNGAGKSTLLRIMAGIDTDIEGEARPQPGIKIGYLPQEPQLNPEQTVRESVEEAVAEVVSALKGLDEVYAKYAEPDADFDKLAAQQGKFEEIIQAHDGHNLNVQLERAADALRLPDWDAKIANLSGGERRRVALCRLLLEKPDMLLLDEPTNHLDAESVAWLERFLHDFEGTVVAITHDRYFLDNVAGWILELDRGEGIPWEGNYSSWLEQKDQRLAQEASQEAARRKSIEKELEWVRQGAKGRQSKGKARLARFEELNSTEYQKRNETNELFIPPGPRLGDKVVEVSNLSKSYGDRQLIDGLSFSVPKGAIVGIIGPNGAGKSTLFRMMSGQEQPDGGTITLGETVKLASVDQFRDAMDNSKTVWEEVSGGLDIMRIGNTEMPSRAYVGRFNFKGTDQGKRVGELSGGERGRLHLAKLLQVGGNMLLLDEPTNDLDIETLRALENALLEFPGCAMVISHDRWFLDRIATHILDYQDEGKVEFFEGNFTEYEEYKKRTLGADALEPKRIKYKRIAK
- a CDS encoding response regulator transcription factor, with product MHIITEDVFLKNGLQTFIKQKEITLDNNDVILDFDNNFIIITTLTTLNRIIKNDNAFECYLLHSFLKIKKDTKLTEIYRTLKYKSWRNKQGQECRIALTRKERMLLSHIISAGKKKSMLTHSGLDIKTVSTHKYNMLRKVNQPSIAALTQVHNRWENFRNQPAN
- the radA gene encoding DNA repair protein RadA → MAKAPKRAFVCNECGADYPRWQGQCSACHAWNTITEVRVAASPTVARNERLSGYAGSAGVSKVQKLADISLEELPRFSTGFKEFDRVLGGGVVPGSAILIGGNPGAGKSTLLLQTLCKLAEQMKTLYVTGEESLQQVAMRAHRLGLPTGNLNMLSETSIEQICMIAEEEQPKLMVIDSIQVMHMADIQSSPGSVAQVRETAAYLTRFAKTRGVAIVMVGHVTKDGSLAGPKVLEHCIDCSVLLDGDADSRFRTLRSHKNRFGAVNELGVFAMTEQGLREVSNPSAIFLSRGDEVTSGSSVMVVWEGTRPLLVEIQALVDHSMMSNPRRVAVGLEQNRLAILLAVLHRHGGLQMADQDVFVNVVGGVKVTETSADLALLLAMVSSLRDRPLPQDLVVFGEVGLAGEIRPVPSGQERISEAAKHGFRRAIVPSANVPKKVPEGMQIFGVKKLADALNVFDDL
- the nadR gene encoding multifunctional transcriptional regulator/nicotinamide-nucleotide adenylyltransferase/ribosylnicotinamide kinase NadR; its protein translation is MSSFDYLKTAIRQKGCTLQQVADASGMTKGYLSQLLNAKIKSPSAQKLEALHRFLDLEFPRRQKSIGVVFGKFYPLHTGHIYLIQRACSQVDELHIILGYDETRDRELFEDSAMSQQPTVSDRLRWLLQTFKYQKNIRIHAFNEEGMEPYPHGWDVWSKGIKAFMTEKGITPNWIYTSEEADAPQYRQHLGIEAVLVDPKRTFMNISGSQIRENPFRYWDYIPTEVKPFFVRTVAILGGESSGKSTLVNKLANIFNTTSAWEYGRDYVFSHLGGDEIALQYSDYDKIALGHAQYIDFAVKYANKVAFIDTDFVTTQAFCKKYEGREHPFVQALIDEYRFDLVILLENNTPWVNDGLRSLGSSVDRKEFQDLLVSMLRENNIEYVRVEAADYDSRFLQCVDLVKQLMGP